The window TTTTCTCTTTTTTTAGAAAGTTAAATTTCATGAGTTACTGTTTTAATGTTAAACATTAGGAAGAGTGAGTGCTTCCTCTCTGATTTCTGATGCAAAATAAGGACCCTATTGCGTAATCTTTTTGCGTAGATTATTTTTTTGAAAAAATTTGTTTTTTTTATTTTCAATAGATTGATATAATATGACTTAAAACTCTCGCAGATTTTGCTGATAACGCAGATTTTTTGGTGCTTTTATTTATGTTTTGGCTAAAGCCAATTGAATTTTGATTTATTGGGCTGGTGGGCTTCCTTCGGCTACGCTCAGGATTATAGTCCGCCTTAATTGATGTTGATATCCGCATGGATAATTATTGTTTAACGACAAAACTTTTTACTTTTATCTTTTACCTTTTTACTTCTCCCTTAATCCTCCATATTTTCCTTCTATCATTCATTTCTATGAAAGAAATCGGTATTATCAGGCTTTTAGACGAATCTTATCTAGATTTGTCTGTATTAAAATTAAAGCTATGATTAAAGGATTATATGAAACGCATGTTCAGGTAAGTGATTTGGAAAGTGGTATTCAGTTTTATACTGAAGTGCTGGGGTTAAGATTGGCACATAGAGATGAAACAAGGCCAATAGCGTTTCTATGGGTAGGAGAAGAAAAAGAGTTTATGCTGGGATTGTGGGAACAGAAAGAGAATCTGCAAACAAGACATTTTGCTTTTACAAGTACAAAAGAAGACATCCTGAATTATTCTGTGAAATTTTTGGAGGACAAGAATTTAAAGCCTTACAATTTTCTGAAAAACGGAACCATAGAGCCCATGGTATTTGCATGGATGCCAGCATTAGCCATTTATTTTAACGATCCGGATGGCAATCAATTAGAATTTATTTCTATTCTTGAAGGAGACAGCAAGCCTGAATTAGGTGTTCTGTCATACGAAGAATGGATGAATCGAATACAGGGTTGATTATTGATAAAGCCACGAACGCATGGATAAATTAATTTGGGCATTCGTGGCAAAATATATCTGTTATTGGCTATTGACAAGTTTCTTCACAGCCAGAACATGTTTACAAGGTCCTCTTTCCCCTTGATACTTACTGAACCATTCACAGGTGCAGCGTTCTTTACCTTCTTCAAGAATGACGGTATGATGTACTCCAGTACCTTCTACCCTGGCTTCCGTTCTCACTTTACTATTGTTTAAAATCTCTACTTTTCCGTCTTCAATAAGTTTTTCTGCATTTTTCATACGAGGATTCAAGCCTAAAATACGGCTCAGTTTAAAAGGCAGTCTGCGATAGAAAAATTCATTTTCATCGAGATCATAGCCCAGTAATCCCATTGCGGCTAGTCTTCCGGTCAGGTTATCTGCTCTACTCAAACTAAGATTTTCTTCCAAAGCTAAAATGGTTGCATTGAATGACTGATTGGCATAAGCATATTTATCCAAAGCATCGATCCATTCATCTGAAACCTCAGTAGTCAGACTATTCAGCACAGCTCCTTCTCCTGAAAACCCTCGCCAGCTTTCTCTTGATAAGGAAAAACTGAATCTTATATTCCCCATATAAAGCTGCCAGGTGGTAGACTGCATATTCGGGTGTGGGAAAACCTGCATAGAATCAATATACGGAAGCAGAGGTTCCAACAAACGAAGTCTGTGAAGCCCTCCGATACAAACGGCATCAGCAGATTTTACCGGAGAAAACATAGGTTTATTTCCTCTTACAATAAGGTAGTAATCCGATTTCACTACCCCTTTCGGCATTCCTCTGAACAGCTGCTGGGTCTGTATTTTATTAAAAGTATGCTGTTTTTCTGATTCCGAAAGATAGATCTGAACGGTTCCGAGACCTTTGATCCATTTTACAGGCAATGGAACTTTTCTTTCCACCACTTTTTTTTCTTCTTTATAGAGTCCGACTTCTTTTTCCCCTACAGAAAGCATAATTCTTTCATTGGGACGAATACTTCCCAAAGCGGTTATCATAGGCTGATTAAAGTCTACGTTGGTGGTCCCGTTTTCTAAAAACTCACCATCCAATCCATCAGGAAGAACATCTACACGGGCATATACACCTGCGCAGTGCGAAAAACCTTCGAAACGAAGCCTCCCATTTCCAGCTGTCACGATCGGATCTTTCAACAGTGCCATCTGAAACGGTGACAAGCTGAAACTTGATTTTACGATATTGGAAAGGGCAATCAGACAACGGGCCAATATAAAAGGCTGACCTACATTTCCCCAGAAAAAACAGGGGATATCGGTCTTTTTCTGTATCTCACTGTATTGAGCAAGAAACAGCTCCTCAAGAGCATCTTTCTTTACGAAGGAGGAGGATCTTGAGTAATTATAGGTAAGCATATCTTCCATAGTTTTATTTTTTTAGAAGATGATTGCAGATTTTCTTCAGGCTCGAGTTTTCTTTCCAGTCGTTGAGTTTTTCAATTACTTTTTTATCGGCTTCCGACTGGTTTAAAGCCAATACTTCATGATATACTTCCAACAGCTTCTTCAGATTGGTAATAGGTTTATCCATCTGAAGCAGAATGCTGGAGATTAATTCTTCGAGTGCAATATTATGATTTTTACTTACATTTAGCATCTGATGTTGGATAAGATCTGTAAATCTTTTCACAGGGGCCCACTCCAGCCTTTCATGGATACCGATCACTTTTCCTAATTGTGCATTATCCATCATCTTATGAGAAACATGTTCTAACCAAATTTCTGCAGCAGTTCCACGAATTGTTTTATCTCCATCCAGGAAAATAGTTCCCAGAAACAGACAGCCCATTTCGTCCAAAGGTTTTTTGACCTGGTAAAGGGCCTGTGCAGTATTCAACACCAGATTTCTTTCGTAAACTTCGGCAATACCGGAGTAGAAAAGACAACTTTTAATCACTTTGGCCAAGGCATTCCCCAAGGTATTCGGAAAGCACCACATCATCCCAATGGTTTCGGAAAGCTCTCTTGGTTCAGCAATAAAATATTCCAGAAGCAATTGATTTTCTCTTTTTTCAAAATGATATTTGGGGATCACGATGTTCAGCTCAGCCGGATAATATGAATTTTTCTTACTGTCAATGGTTTTCCATTGGTACATTCCAGAAAAAATTCTACTGGAATCGTATTATATCCAAAACTGCTAAACTCTTTGAAGGTAGTTTCCGGAGAGCGTGTAAAACCGGCAGTCATCCACCATGCGGGATGTTCAAATTTTCCTTTTGGCTCAGTATTTTTGCCAAAGAAGAAAAGCAGCAGATCCTTGTACTCTCCTTTTAATCGTTGCTCAGCCAGCTGTAATGCCTCTGCTGTATTATCCAGAGCACATCTCTGTAATGCCAGCTGCATATCCAGGTGATGAGGTTCAATATTTTTATTCTGATATATTTCCAGTTTCTCTACCAAAGTAACCGGAGAAATCCAACAAGGAGCATGGGTAATGGCAAACAATAAAGGGACACTATCTCCTGCTTTTATCTTTTCATAAATATATATCGCAAGTTCTTTAAAGGCTTTCATAACCGGGCTTCCTGCTCCTACTTCCGTTATTGCTCCCAGTTTTTTTTGATAGTTTGAATAAGTCTCTCTTGCAGCTTCCTCACTGCTTGTTTTCTCATATATTTTATCCAGGTTTTTAAGCTGAATAGGATATTTTTCTAATAAATTCAGTCCATAATTAATGATAACATTACATAGCAGGACGTTCAGATAGGGAACTTCCCATTTGGCAATAGTTTTACAGGCTTTCAGGAAAACCGGTTCTATCAATTTCACAGATTCTTCATTAACATCATTGGCAAAACGGGCAAATCCGCATAAAGCAACGTCACAATGATGACTATAAGGGTCTTCTATGGCCAGAGGAAGGAAGAACATCAAATCTTCAAAGCTTTCGAGTACCGTAACTTTATTTTCTTCGGTAGTCAGGAATACTTTTTCAGAAACTATTGCTTCCAATTCCTGCGGTTTTTCTTCTATATAAGTTTCTAAAAGAGTCCGTACATTCGTCAGTATATTGTCTGAATAATGGGAAAGGGATTCCTTTATCATTTCAGATGGCGGAATATATTTCAGAATGATTTTAGCTGCCTTCGACTGTATTCCATCATCTTTACTTACAAAAGCAGAAGTTAATGCAAGTCCTAAGATTTCCGGGTTAATTTTTTTATGCTGAAAAATCTTTTCCGTTAAAGTAAGGCTTCCCATCACTACAGTTTTAACTTCCAAACTTAGCAGATTGGGAAGGTAATGAGCAAATTCATCGCTTTTGAAAGCAGAATTTCCTACTATTTTCTTTAAATGGATAAGAATTGTATTGACGGCTTTTGACTGTACAGATGCCAGCCCAGCCATTAGTTCATCCTGAAGATCTATCAATTCATCTTCTGTTGGTTTTAAAGCGGTAAAAGCATCCATAAACCAGCCTGTCACGTTCTTGTTAAAGTTTCTATTGGATGCCAGCAGACATTCTTTTAAAAATCTTTTTCTTTCAATTTTTTGCTCTGTGACAAGCTTTTGTACTAACGGAAACCATTCTTTCTGGAATGGCAGTGATTTGGATGGATATTCACACAGATACCAAAAGTGAGTGTTCAGTGTTTCAGGATACAGATCCAGATCCGTAGGATAATTACTCAGATGGTGTCCCAATAATTCCGGTTTTGGCTGGATATAACCCTTTTCAGTCCATCCTAAAATATTCTGATAATTAAAAGCAGTAAATTCAGCATCTATAGAATCATTAATAAAATCGGAGAACCAGTCCGGACATCCCCATTCCAGTATCTTTTCCGTCTGTTCTATATTACGGAAAAGACTCCAGTAATTTTTACCAAAACTCTTTTGATCCATACAGATAAATGATGCAATATCAATAATAGAATGCTGATTCACAGAACCTGCTGTATGATAAGAATTTTTGGTCATGATGATCTTGTTGATCTCACGATCCATTTTTTTTATTGTAGGCACTAATGCCTGCTTTTCTTCGGCTGTAAGCTGCTGCAAAAAAGGGACAATCTCATGTATTTTTTCCTCATTAAGGATGTCATAAAGTCTTTCTTTCATGTGTTTTAATTTGATGTATAATTTTTTTCAGGTTATTTTCGTTTTCCCATTCTTTAAGAACTTCAGCAACGCTTTCGTCTACTTGGGTTCTGTTTTGATTCAGCAGTTCATAATAAAGCTCTAACAGCTTTTTTAAATTAAAAACCGGTTTTTCAACTGCTGATAGAATGGAGATCAACAGTTTTTCAAAGGCTTGGTTATGACTGGAACTCAAATTGATAAATCCGGATAATCCATCGGTAAACCTTTTTACGGGAGCCCATTCGAAATTCACCTTTTTACCTATGATAATTCCCAGCTCCTGAAAATTAAAATCTTCTGAAACAGCCTTGTTTACTAGGGCTTCAAAAGCCATACCAGAAAAGGTTTTATCTTTATGAAACAATCCTGCAGACAGTACTAAATAATGTACAGTCTGAAAAGGAAGATTGAGTTTCATCCAGGCATCCAGAAATTCTATATTTCCTTTTATGTCATACTGATAGGCAGAACAAGACAAATCACCATTGTATTTTCTTGCGGCCAAAGACCCGGAAAAATATGGTGCTGCATATAAACTACGAATCAGATCATCCTGATACATTGCATGATAAGAATTGAAAAGATGAGTCAGGAATGAGGCGTTTTCCGGCAATTCCTTGTTATTATAAATAGTTATTAATGACTCAGGAACTTCTTCTGTATTATTCCATTTATAGATTTTTTTATACCCCAGCTTCCAATTGAAGCCACCATCAATAAATTCTTGTTTATACCGTTCTGAAAAATAATTTTGCTCAAAAACCGGTTTAAGAAGGTCAAAATAGTCTTCATTAAGTTGTTCTTTAGCGTATAATTCTCCTTTTTTCAGATTTTCTTTTTCCACCCGAAGCAGGGCAATCTCAAGATCAAAAGGAATAGGCTTTTCCTTTTGCTGCTGATACACTTTCAATTTATCTACAAGAGTATTAATGGTAATCCAACAAGGAGTATACTCCGGAACAGAAAGTAACGGAAGTTTTTTGTTCTCTTTTAAAAATTCAAATATACCTAACAAAAGCTGCTGATAGGCTTTGAAAATAAAAGGGGTTCTTTTTTCACTCCAGTTTTCGAGTGTTGGAAATCCTAAATAAGCACCTGAGAATATTTTTAATGTATTCTTTTGTTTCAGCAGTCCGTAATTAATCACAAAAGTTGCCAGCAAATGCTGAAATCCTACCGTTTCTTTTCTTTTGAATGCTGCATTAAATGTAGGTTCAAGCTGAATAAAATGTTCGTCTTCAAAAGTATCATTAAATCTTATCAAAGCCTCCAAAAACAGATCAATATGGTAGGTTTCATTATTATTAAAAATCTGAGAAGCCAGGAAAATAAAGTCATCTATGGATTCTACGGAAGGTATAGGTTGTGAAATATGCCATGCAGCCGCTTCATAATTTTGTTCATCTTTATTTTCGTTGGTTTCATTTTCTATAAGAAATTTAACCAATAAATTCTGAGCATCAGAAAGAAGAGAAGCCTTATAAAATATCAGCTCTGTCCTGATTTTTTCTGATTTCGGATCTCCGTATTTAACAATGATCTTTGCTCCTTTGGTTTGAAGGGTTTTATCTTTGTTTAAAAAGACAGGCATGAGAAACAGACATACTGCTTCATGATATTTTTGATGATCTTTTGCTATTTTTTTCCAGAGCCTGAAGCAAACCATTGATAATATTCTTCGTTGGCAGGGTCATTAAAGATGCTGCAGCCTGTAAAAAATCTTCTGTTTTAAAATCTTTTTCTGCAATTACCGGATTGATAATCTTTAATATTCCCGGAAACAATGAATGCTGCGTGGAATGAAAGATCATAAACAATTCATCCTGTAATTCCAGAATTTCTTTATGAGTAGGTTCCAAATAGGCAAAAAGCTCAAGAAACCAGGTATTATGTTCTTTTGAAAAATTGAAATTGATTGCGGCAAGACTTGCTTTAAGTACTCTCGAACGGTCTATTTTCTTTTCCTGCACGAGATTTTTCAATATATCTTTCCAACTTTTTCCGCGATAAACAGATGTAACACTGCATTCATGTTCAAATAAAAACCAAATATGGGATTCCAGTGTTACCGGATAGGCAAACAATGTTTCTTCTGTTCTGGATGATGAGGATAGCAATGATGCCCAGATTTCATCCTGAATGGTAAGATAATTTTTCTGTTCCCATTCCAGGACTTTCAGATAATCAAATCCATCAAGAAATAAATAGCTTTCTCCAATCCAATCAGGAACATAGGTTTCAAAGAGTTCATCGACTAGTTCTACCGGTATGGAATAAAATCCCGGTCTCAACTTTTCATATTCGTCCTTTGTTGTACTACACGCCAAAGCTGCTAACACAGATATTGTATTGTGCCCCCATTCTTTATTGATATGTTTTTTTAAAATGGAAACAACATCTTTTTTATCTTTTGGTGTAAGCTTCTTAAGAAAAAGTATAATTTCCTTGATTTTATAGTTTAAATATATTGCTTTAAACTCTTCATTAATAAGCATAAATCCATTCTTGATCGCTAAAATAAAAAAAATTGACAGATAGGCTGGTTAATTATCCCTAAAAAGTGAATTTTTTAACAAATTTTAAGTTAATAAAGTACTTCTACCACTTACTTTAGTTCAATATTGAGATGTCCCAATTTTAAAGTAAATGAAATAAAAAACCCAAAATCCAGTTGTAATTAATACTTTTTTAACCTGAATTTGGAAAAAAACTGGAAATTGAAAATAATTAGATGAAAACTATTATCAATTGTTAAATCACAATATAATCATAATTTATTGATATTCAATAATATTAAACTCTATACATTTCAAAAAATTCCCTACTCTTATTTTTATATTCTAATCTGATTAAAAACGAATACTCCTCATAGCAAACATTTTATTTTCTAAAAACAGTTGTAATTCATTAAAATTTATATATTTGCACAATGCAATTACTTGATAACTCAAATACTTTTCAATGATAAGCCCTGAATTATTACTCTTAATGAACATCAACAAACTTCAATCTATTATGGTAAGAAAGTTTGATTCTCTGAGTGCCCATGGATTGGGTTTTAATGATTTTGTAATTCTTTATATCCTCAGCCAGTCATCTGAAAGTAAAATGCGCAGAATTGACCTGGCTGAAAAAGTAGGGGTTACCGCTTCCGGTATTACCCGTTTACTAAATCCTCTGGAAAAGATAGGATGGGTAGCCAGAGAAACCAATGAAAGAGATGCCAGAGTAAGCTATGTTGTTATTACAGCGAATGGAAAAAAAATATTTGAAGAAGCCCAGGTAACTGCTGAACATACAGCAAAGAACATCCTTTCCTTAAAAAGAATAAAGCACTACAAACGGCAACCGAGCTTTTATTTGAGTTGGGTGGAAATATTAAATAAATAAGCCGGAAGCTGGGGGTTATTTTTAGTTTTATAATTTCTCCTCATTCCCGACTTCAGGCCTCTACCAATACATAAGATCTTTATGAAAAATGATATCAAACAGCAGCTTCGCGAAAAAGCAAAAAACCATACCATCACAATGGGTGTACTTTCTGTGAAAAATAACAGGAATGGAAAGCAATATGTAAAAGGAGCATTGAACCTGGAAGCACTGGTAAATAAACTGAAATTTTTATTACTAGGCAATATGTTTAACAATATCCAGCTACAGCAGGACTGGAACGAATACGGAAGTGAATGTTTCAGCTTTGAATTTATCGCCATTATTCCCGTTCAGGAAAATAAATATATTAATTACCGTCAGGAAATTGTAAAGGCAGAACGCGCTGCAGTAACAAAGATTGATGGTGAAATGTATACCTCATGAATCATATTACTAAAATAAACGGTGTTGATCTATGCTATGAAATTTTAGGAGCAGAGCATCAACAGACCATTGTTCTCATTTCAGGATTGGGAAGTCAAATGATCCGCTGGGATGATCCTTTTTGTCAATTATTGGTTCAACAGGGCCTCAGAGTGATCCGGTTTGATAACAGGGATTCGGGAGAATCTGTTTTTCATTCTGAAAAGAAGCTGAATTTCAATGGAAATCATCAGGAGTTTTTTTCTACTGTTAAAATGGAAGATGTTCCTTACTCTTTAATGGACATGGCAAAAGATGTGATTGGTTTACTCGATTATTTACAGATTGATCAAGCTCATTTTGCCGGCAGATCTATGGGTGGAATTATCGTACAATTATTGGGTTCATACTTTCCGAAAAGGGTTTTATCATTAACAATCATAATGTCTACTTCCCTAAATCCTGCATTACCGCCTTCAGATCCGGAAGTGATGGCCATGATGATGAAACCTCCGATAGATCCAGCCTCCGACAAGGAAAGCTATCTCAAGGAAAAATTACTTTTTGCAAAAAGAATTTCAGGAGATTTATATGAACTGGAGGAAAGTTTAGAAATTAAAATGATTGAAGAAGAACTGAACCGTTCAAAAACAAAATATGGAACGATAAGACAACTGTTGGCAATTTCTTCCTATCAATATACTCTGGATGTTTTAAAAAGAATAACCGTTCCTACTTTAGTTATCCATGGGACTCAGGACCCTATTTTTCGCTCTGATTGTGGAAAAGATATTGCAGATTCTATTCCTAATGCGAAATTTTTGTTGATGGAAGGAATGGGACATTCTATTCCCAAGGAATTATATTATCTTATCTGTAATCAAATTACAGCATTGATCTCAGAAGTTAGGGCATAGCTTTTAAGCAGTATTATTGTTTAAAAGTTCTTTCGACTTCCGTTAACCCCATCTTTGCAAGATGCCTGTATACGGTTGCCAGAGTGAGATTTCTTTTTTCAGCAATTTCAAAAGGAGGCATTCCTTCATCAAATAATTGAAAAGTAATAAGATGGGTCGGTTTTTTAACTACTGTTATGGATGTATCTATTTCAGTTTTCTGATTAAATAAAGGAATATCCAGCAGGTGGCAGGATTTCAATCGTTCAATATACTCTCCAAGGTCGTACAGCAATGTTTTCGTTTCTTCGTTGAATTTTTTTAAACCTTTGATTCCTATTGTTTCCGAATAAAGGCTTTTCAAAGGTAATAAGAACTTCTCAGCGACATTTTTGAAGAAAAAGTTGACAGCACCCTGACATTTTTCTTCAATCTCACTCCACTGAATATCACCGTTTATAAAATCGGTTAATTTCAGATGGATAACTTTTTAAATTTTTCAGTTACTTTAAAAAGATGTTCACTTTCTCTTTCAAAATCATTTAACAAGGTATTGATTTTCTTTGAATCTGGTATTTTTGTACCCATAATCACCTGTTTCCAATTCATTACCGCTTCTTTTAGCCAGGCTGCGTCTACTGTCATCTGAACTTTATGTAATGTATAATCATATTTTTCATGTTCGATGATCTGTACTAAATGATCATTAGCATTGGTAGATATCTGAAAATCTTCGATTCTATGGTCTTTGAGTATGGCATTCTTCGAAATTTCAGATTTCAGGATGATTCCATTCAGGGTACGGCATCGGCTTAATGCAACATAGACCTGTCCGCTGGCAAAGGATCTTCCGGCATCTATGATTACCCTATCAAATGTTAGTCCCTGACTTTTATGAATGGTAACAGCCCAGGCCAACCGTATGGGATATTGCTCAAAGCTTCCCAGTACTTCTGTTTTAATGTTTTTATCAGCATCCAGGGTATATCTTTTCTGTTCCCAGACTTCAGTGGTTACAATAATCTCTTTTTTGCTTTCATCAAGGATTACTTTGATAGTTTCTTCATCGAGATAGGAAATTTCTGCCAGCTTACCGTTATAAAAGTTTTTTTCCGGCGAAGAATCATTTCTTATAAACATAATCTGAGCACCCACTTTCAGCTCCAGAGTTTCTTCCATCGGATATTGGGTTTCTTTAAAATCACCAATCACTGAAGCTTTATAAAACAGCGATTCGCTCTCCAGCTCTCTCAGTTTTTTCTGATTAATATGATCTGCAATACGGTTATGAGAACATAAATGAATATAGGTTTCAGCTTCAGGCTCAAAATCAGGATTGTATCTGGAATTCAGCTTTTCAAAATCCAGTTCATGAAAGTCTGCATGCCTTACAGCATCCAATATTTCCAGGAATTCTTTGTCCTGCTGGCGGTAGACCGTCATTAA of the Chryseobacterium capnotolerans genome contains:
- a CDS encoding VOC family protein, whose product is MIKGLYETHVQVSDLESGIQFYTEVLGLRLAHRDETRPIAFLWVGEEKEFMLGLWEQKENLQTRHFAFTSTKEDILNYSVKFLEDKNLKPYNFLKNGTIEPMVFAWMPALAIYFNDPDGNQLEFISILEGDSKPELGVLSYEEWMNRIQG
- a CDS encoding SWIM zinc finger family protein is translated as MEDMLTYNYSRSSSFVKKDALEELFLAQYSEIQKKTDIPCFFWGNVGQPFILARCLIALSNIVKSSFSLSPFQMALLKDPIVTAGNGRLRFEGFSHCAGVYARVDVLPDGLDGEFLENGTTNVDFNQPMITALGSIRPNERIMLSVGEKEVGLYKEEKKVVERKVPLPVKWIKGLGTVQIYLSESEKQHTFNKIQTQQLFRGMPKGVVKSDYYLIVRGNKPMFSPVKSADAVCIGGLHRLRLLEPLLPYIDSMQVFPHPNMQSTTWQLYMGNIRFSFSLSRESWRGFSGEGAVLNSLTTEVSDEWIDALDKYAYANQSFNATILALEENLSLSRADNLTGRLAAMGLLGYDLDENEFFYRRLPFKLSRILGLNPRMKNAEKLIEDGKVEILNNSKVRTEARVEGTGVHHTVILEEGKERCTCEWFSKYQGERGPCKHVLAVKKLVNSQ
- a CDS encoding DUF6493 family protein; translated protein: MYQWKTIDSKKNSYYPAELNIVIPKYHFEKRENQLLLEYFIAEPRELSETIGMMWCFPNTLGNALAKVIKSCLFYSGIAEVYERNLVLNTAQALYQVKKPLDEMGCLFLGTIFLDGDKTIRGTAAEIWLEHVSHKMMDNAQLGKVIGIHERLEWAPVKRFTDLIQHQMLNVSKNHNIALEELISSILLQMDKPITNLKKLLEVYHEVLALNQSEADKKVIEKLNDWKENSSLKKICNHLLKK
- a CDS encoding DUF6493 family protein; amino-acid sequence: MKERLYDILNEEKIHEIVPFLQQLTAEEKQALVPTIKKMDREINKIIMTKNSYHTAGSVNQHSIIDIASFICMDQKSFGKNYWSLFRNIEQTEKILEWGCPDWFSDFINDSIDAEFTAFNYQNILGWTEKGYIQPKPELLGHHLSNYPTDLDLYPETLNTHFWYLCEYPSKSLPFQKEWFPLVQKLVTEQKIERKRFLKECLLASNRNFNKNVTGWFMDAFTALKPTEDELIDLQDELMAGLASVQSKAVNTILIHLKKIVGNSAFKSDEFAHYLPNLLSLEVKTVVMGSLTLTEKIFQHKKINPEILGLALTSAFVSKDDGIQSKAAKIILKYIPPSEMIKESLSHYSDNILTNVRTLLETYIEEKPQELEAIVSEKVFLTTEENKVTVLESFEDLMFFLPLAIEDPYSHHCDVALCGFARFANDVNEESVKLIEPVFLKACKTIAKWEVPYLNVLLCNVIINYGLNLLEKYPIQLKNLDKIYEKTSSEEAARETYSNYQKKLGAITEVGAGSPVMKAFKELAIYIYEKIKAGDSVPLLFAITHAPCWISPVTLVEKLEIYQNKNIEPHHLDMQLALQRCALDNTAEALQLAEQRLKGEYKDLLLFFFGKNTEPKGKFEHPAWWMTAGFTRSPETTFKEFSSFGYNTIPVEFFLECTNGKPLTVRKIHIIRLS
- a CDS encoding DUF6493 family protein; translated protein: MVCFRLWKKIAKDHQKYHEAVCLFLMPVFLNKDKTLQTKGAKIIVKYGDPKSEKIRTELIFYKASLLSDAQNLLVKFLIENETNENKDEQNYEAAAWHISQPIPSVESIDDFIFLASQIFNNNETYHIDLFLEALIRFNDTFEDEHFIQLEPTFNAAFKRKETVGFQHLLATFVINYGLLKQKNTLKIFSGAYLGFPTLENWSEKRTPFIFKAYQQLLLGIFEFLKENKKLPLLSVPEYTPCWITINTLVDKLKVYQQQKEKPIPFDLEIALLRVEKENLKKGELYAKEQLNEDYFDLLKPVFEQNYFSERYKQEFIDGGFNWKLGYKKIYKWNNTEEVPESLITIYNNKELPENASFLTHLFNSYHAMYQDDLIRSLYAAPYFSGSLAARKYNGDLSCSAYQYDIKGNIEFLDAWMKLNLPFQTVHYLVLSAGLFHKDKTFSGMAFEALVNKAVSEDFNFQELGIIIGKKVNFEWAPVKRFTDGLSGFINLSSSHNQAFEKLLISILSAVEKPVFNLKKLLELYYELLNQNRTQVDESVAEVLKEWENENNLKKIIHQIKTHERKTL
- a CDS encoding DUF6493 family protein, producing MLINEEFKAIYLNYKIKEIILFLKKLTPKDKKDVVSILKKHINKEWGHNTISVLAALACSTTKDEYEKLRPGFYSIPVELVDELFETYVPDWIGESYLFLDGFDYLKVLEWEQKNYLTIQDEIWASLLSSSSRTEETLFAYPVTLESHIWFLFEHECSVTSVYRGKSWKDILKNLVQEKKIDRSRVLKASLAAINFNFSKEHNTWFLELFAYLEPTHKEILELQDELFMIFHSTQHSLFPGILKIINPVIAEKDFKTEDFLQAAASLMTLPTKNIINGLLQALEKNSKRSSKIS
- a CDS encoding MarR family winged helix-turn-helix transcriptional regulator, which translates into the protein MISPELLLLMNINKLQSIMVRKFDSLSAHGLGFNDFVILYILSQSSESKMRRIDLAEKVGVTASGITRLLNPLEKIGWVARETNERDARVSYVVITANGKKIFEEAQVTAEHTAKNILSLKRIKHYKRQPSFYLSWVEILNK
- a CDS encoding GIY-YIG nuclease family protein → MKNDIKQQLREKAKNHTITMGVLSVKNNRNGKQYVKGALNLEALVNKLKFLLLGNMFNNIQLQQDWNEYGSECFSFEFIAIIPVQENKYINYRQEIVKAERAAVTKIDGEMYTS
- a CDS encoding alpha/beta fold hydrolase — its product is MNHITKINGVDLCYEILGAEHQQTIVLISGLGSQMIRWDDPFCQLLVQQGLRVIRFDNRDSGESVFHSEKKLNFNGNHQEFFSTVKMEDVPYSLMDMAKDVIGLLDYLQIDQAHFAGRSMGGIIVQLLGSYFPKRVLSLTIIMSTSLNPALPPSDPEVMAMMMKPPIDPASDKESYLKEKLLFAKRISGDLYELEESLEIKMIEEELNRSKTKYGTIRQLLAISSYQYTLDVLKRITVPTLVIHGTQDPIFRSDCGKDIADSIPNAKFLLMEGMGHSIPKELYYLICNQITALISEVRA
- a CDS encoding helix-turn-helix domain-containing protein is translated as MKSLYSETIGIKGLKKFNEETKTLLYDLGEYIERLKSCHLLDIPLFNQKTEIDTSITVVKKPTHLITFQLFDEGMPPFEIAEKRNLTLATVYRHLAKMGLTEVERTFKQ
- a CDS encoding ATP-dependent DNA helicase, whose translation is MEELVELLEHTNRSVFLTGKAGTGKTTFLNDFVKKTHKKHIIVAPTGIAAINAGGVTIHSLFAIPSRTFVPTTEPVDPNLAMNINELFPHFKYRKEKLDLFREIELIVIDEVSMLRADLLDIMDHSLRRVRRNPMPFGGVQLLLVGDLYQLPPVVRSDSERILSKFYETPFFFSAKALQNIRLITVELMTVYRQQDKEFLEILDAVRHADFHELDFEKLNSRYNPDFEPEAETYIHLCSHNRIADHINQKKLRELESESLFYKASVIGDFKETQYPMEETLELKVGAQIMFIRNDSSPEKNFYNGKLAEISYLDEETIKVILDESKKEIIVTTEVWEQKRYTLDADKNIKTEVLGSFEQYPIRLAWAVTIHKSQGLTFDRVIIDAGRSFASGQVYVALSRCRTLNGIILKSEISKNAILKDHRIEDFQISTNANDHLVQIIEHEKYDYTLHKVQMTVDAAWLKEAVMNWKQVIMGTKIPDSKKINTLLNDFERESEHLFKVTEKFKKLSI